In one Winogradskyella sp. MH6 genomic region, the following are encoded:
- a CDS encoding DUF3108 domain-containing protein has protein sequence MKYILTILVFLVSLKAPSPEQDPAFQSGEWFKFKMSYSGWFKAGEATLKVDEKKLNGKTVYHVVGKGKTTGAVNLFFKVRDRYESYFDKETGAPYKFIRKIDEGGHTKDIEIEFNHEEQKAVVNNKKHKKVKTIATEEDVQDMVSMYYYLRNSINIDELKIGDEIKTNMFFDEENYGFKLKYLGKETIKVDVNDSKVKVKSLKFRPYVMAGRVFKEEESLTLWVSADKNKIPLKIKADLAVGSLRADLVQFKGLKHYFPIVFDN, from the coding sequence ATGAAATACATACTTACAATATTAGTTTTTTTAGTTAGTCTTAAAGCTCCAAGCCCAGAACAAGATCCTGCATTTCAGTCTGGTGAATGGTTCAAGTTTAAAATGAGCTATAGTGGTTGGTTCAAAGCTGGTGAAGCTACTTTAAAAGTTGATGAAAAGAAGCTTAATGGTAAAACCGTTTATCATGTTGTTGGAAAAGGTAAAACAACAGGAGCTGTAAATTTGTTTTTTAAAGTTAGAGACCGCTACGAGAGCTATTTTGATAAAGAAACTGGTGCGCCATATAAGTTTATAAGAAAGATTGATGAAGGTGGGCATACTAAAGATATTGAGATAGAGTTTAATCATGAGGAGCAAAAAGCTGTTGTTAATAACAAAAAGCACAAAAAAGTTAAAACCATAGCCACAGAAGAAGATGTACAGGATATGGTTTCTATGTATTACTATTTAAGAAATAGCATAAATATAGACGAATTGAAAATTGGTGATGAAATAAAAACCAATATGTTTTTTGATGAAGAGAACTATGGTTTTAAACTTAAATATTTAGGTAAAGAAACCATAAAAGTAGATGTTAACGACTCTAAAGTAAAAGTAAAGTCTTTAAAATTTAGACCATATGTTATGGCAGGACGTGTTTTTAAAGAAGAAGAAAGTTTAACTTTGTGGGTAAGCGCAGATAAAAATAAAATTCCACTAAAAATAAAGGCAGATTTAGCAGTTGGTTCGCTACGTGCCGATTTAGTGCAATTTAAAGGATTAAAGCATTACTTTCCGATAGTATTTGATAATTAA
- the hppD gene encoding 4-hydroxyphenylpyruvate dioxygenase, with amino-acid sequence MSKEIKSVEYGLEKIFEGAQDFLPLLGTDYVEFYVGNAKQAAHFYKTAFGFQSFAYKGLETGSKDTVSYVLKQDKIRLVLTTPLNSKHPINDHIVKHGDGVKVVALWVEDARKSYEETTKRGAKSYMEPTVETDEFGEVVRAGIYTYGETVHMFVERKNYNGVFMPKFEKWESDYNPEPVGLKYVDHMVGNVGWGEMNTWVKWYEDVMGFVNFLSFDDKQIHTEYSALMSKVMSNGNGRIKFPINEPAEGKKRSQIEEYLDFYEGPGVQHIAVATDDIIKTVSEMRKRGVEFLSIPPEEYYRAVPGRLEEFSHELREDIETLKSLGIMIDADEEGYLLQIFTKPVEDRPTLFFEIIQRMGARGFGAGNFKALFESIEREQAKRGTL; translated from the coding sequence ATGTCAAAAGAAATAAAATCCGTTGAATACGGTCTAGAAAAAATTTTTGAAGGAGCTCAAGATTTTCTTCCGCTTTTAGGAACAGATTATGTGGAATTTTATGTAGGTAATGCCAAACAAGCAGCACATTTTTATAAAACAGCATTTGGTTTTCAATCTTTTGCTTATAAAGGATTAGAAACTGGAAGTAAAGACACTGTATCTTATGTCTTAAAACAAGATAAAATAAGATTAGTATTAACAACTCCCTTGAATTCAAAGCATCCTATTAACGATCATATCGTGAAGCATGGAGATGGAGTTAAAGTTGTAGCACTTTGGGTAGAAGACGCACGTAAGTCTTACGAAGAAACCACTAAGCGAGGTGCGAAGTCTTACATGGAACCTACGGTGGAAACCGATGAGTTTGGAGAGGTTGTAAGAGCCGGAATTTACACTTATGGTGAAACAGTGCACATGTTTGTAGAGCGCAAAAACTACAACGGAGTTTTTATGCCTAAGTTCGAAAAATGGGAATCAGATTATAACCCAGAGCCAGTAGGTCTTAAATATGTTGACCATATGGTAGGTAATGTTGGTTGGGGAGAAATGAATACTTGGGTAAAATGGTATGAAGATGTTATGGGCTTCGTCAATTTCTTATCGTTTGATGATAAGCAAATTCATACTGAATACTCAGCATTAATGAGTAAAGTGATGAGTAATGGCAACGGAAGAATAAAATTCCCAATTAACGAGCCGGCTGAAGGTAAAAAGCGTTCGCAAATTGAAGAATATTTAGATTTTTATGAAGGACCAGGAGTACAGCATATAGCTGTGGCAACAGATGATATTATAAAAACAGTATCAGAAATGCGTAAGCGAGGAGTAGAGTTTTTATCTATTCCGCCAGAAGAATATTACAGAGCTGTACCAGGACGATTAGAAGAGTTTAGTCACGAATTACGAGAGGATATTGAAACCTTAAAATCACTTGGTATCATGATAGATGCTGATGAGGAAGGTTATTTGCTTCAAATTTTTACTAAGCCAGTTGAAGATAGACCAACGCTATTCTTCGAAATCATCCAACGAATGGGAGCAAGAGGTTTTGGTGCAGGTAACTTTAAAGCTTTGTTTGAGTCTATAGAAAGAGAACAAGCAAAAAGAGGGACATTGTAA
- a CDS encoding homogentisate 1,2-dioxygenase, producing MPFYHKLGKIPPKRHTQFKKPNGDFYYEQLFGTIGFDGMSTNSYHEQRPTQVKEIRNQYSVAPKVAKANNMQSYRFHGFKVKPENDYLDSRKVVLTNSDCNIILAAPKESTRDYFYKNTDADELIFVHKGTGKLRTMLGNLDFKYGDYLLVPRGIIYKMDFDTEDNRLFIVESYRPIYTPKRYRNWFGQLLEHSPFCERDLRQPQELETYNESGDFLIKIKKQDEIIEMVYASHPFDVVGYDGYNYPYAFSIHDFEPITGRVHQPPPVHQTFETDAFVVCSFVPRLYDYHPLAVPAPYNHSNIDSDEVLYYVDGDFMSRNDIAAGHISLHPAGIPHGPHPGAMERSIGKVKTDELAVMVDTFKPLKVTEDALKIADEDYYKSWLE from the coding sequence ATGCCTTTTTACCATAAATTAGGAAAAATTCCACCAAAGCGCCATACACAGTTTAAAAAACCAAATGGCGATTTTTACTACGAACAGTTATTCGGTACTATAGGTTTTGATGGTATGTCAACCAATAGTTACCATGAGCAAAGACCAACTCAAGTAAAAGAAATAAGAAACCAATATAGTGTAGCTCCAAAAGTTGCTAAAGCAAATAACATGCAATCGTATCGTTTTCATGGGTTTAAAGTAAAACCAGAAAACGATTATTTAGATAGTAGAAAAGTAGTTTTAACTAATAGCGATTGTAACATTATACTAGCTGCGCCAAAAGAATCTACAAGAGATTATTTTTATAAAAACACAGATGCAGACGAGCTTATCTTTGTTCACAAAGGCACAGGTAAGTTGCGTACTATGTTGGGTAATCTAGACTTTAAATACGGAGATTACTTATTAGTACCAAGAGGCATCATTTATAAAATGGATTTTGATACCGAAGATAATCGTTTATTCATTGTAGAATCTTACAGACCAATTTACACTCCAAAACGTTACCGAAATTGGTTTGGTCAGTTATTAGAACACTCACCATTTTGTGAGCGCGATTTGCGCCAGCCACAAGAATTAGAAACTTACAATGAGTCTGGTGACTTTTTAATAAAAATAAAAAAGCAAGACGAAATTATAGAAATGGTATATGCGTCGCATCCATTTGATGTGGTTGGTTACGATGGGTACAATTATCCGTATGCATTTTCAATTCACGATTTTGAGCCTATAACAGGTCGAGTACATCAACCACCACCAGTGCACCAAACGTTTGAAACTGATGCTTTTGTGGTGTGTAGCTTTGTGCCACGTTTGTACGATTATCATCCATTGGCTGTGCCAGCTCCATATAACCATAGTAATATAGATAGTGATGAAGTACTGTATTACGTTGATGGCGATTTTATGAGTAGAAACGACATTGCAGCAGGCCATATTTCATTGCATCCTGCTGGTATACCTCATGGTCCACATCCAGGTGCTATGGAACGAAGTATCGGTAAAGTAAAAACAGATGAATTAGCGGTAATGGTAGATACTTTTAAACCATTAAAAGTTACAGAAGACGCATTAAAAATAGCAGACGAAGATTATTATAAATCTTGGCTGGAGTAA
- a CDS encoding patatin-like phospholipase family protein: protein MKNSLTYFFKASIFTFLLFQIFFWNNSVNAQETEAPKIGLVLSGGGAKGFAHIGVLKVIDSLGIKIDYVAGTSMGAIIGSLYASGYSGQQLEDLFNTVDFDELINDEFPREAKSFYERESEEKYAINLPFDNFKIKLPSGLSRGQNVYNLLYQLMLPVNEVRDFEKLPIPFFCMATNIETGESLILDKGRLAEAVTASGALPSIFQPVTIGDKILIDGGVTNNFPIEELKAKGMDIIIGVDVQDDLRDREALKTAPEILLQINNFRTINAMKDKASMADIYIKPDIANFSVLSFDEGEDIIANGEAAAQDNIDALNKIRISQSDTVNRPYLKIIDSIKIESIDIDGNERYTRAYLLGKLKLRGNETVSYEDFKERINNIIATNNFETFRYQLEPADSVNKYRLKGRIKESEATTFLKLGIHYDDLYKSAILANLTKKRLLLDNDIASLDIILGDNSRFNFDYFIDKGFYVSLGIKSRFNQFDKKINPQLALEESSPLLDNLNKIDVSLQDFTNQIYIQTLFRKDFSLRIGAEHKRLKITSETLLSENQEDDFIFENTDYFSVFGKLKYDSYSHPIFPKSGAYFSGDFHWYLNASDFISGFEPFSIAKADLGYAFSFSKKVALKTETSGGFRIGEASTTTLDFALGGYANNFINNFYNFYGYDFVDITGDSFVKACFTLDYEWLKNHHITLAANYANVENGLFETGNWLTSPDYTGYALGYSLETFIGPLEAKYTYSPDTGEDYWFFNLGFWF from the coding sequence TTGAAAAATTCCCTAACATATTTTTTTAAAGCTAGCATCTTTACATTTCTGCTATTTCAAATATTCTTTTGGAACAACAGCGTAAATGCCCAAGAAACCGAAGCGCCAAAAATAGGTTTGGTTCTAAGTGGAGGTGGAGCAAAAGGATTTGCGCACATAGGTGTTTTAAAGGTAATAGATAGTTTAGGAATTAAGATAGACTATGTTGCTGGTACAAGTATGGGAGCCATAATTGGGTCGTTGTATGCTTCGGGTTATTCAGGGCAGCAGTTAGAGGATTTATTCAATACAGTAGATTTTGATGAGCTTATCAATGATGAGTTTCCGAGGGAGGCTAAGTCTTTTTATGAGCGAGAAAGCGAAGAAAAGTATGCTATAAACTTACCGTTCGATAATTTTAAAATTAAACTACCTTCAGGTTTGTCAAGAGGTCAAAATGTATACAATTTGTTGTATCAACTCATGCTTCCAGTAAATGAGGTTAGGGATTTTGAAAAGTTGCCAATTCCGTTTTTCTGTATGGCAACCAATATTGAAACTGGTGAGTCTTTAATTTTGGATAAAGGTAGGTTGGCTGAAGCTGTAACGGCTAGTGGTGCACTACCTTCTATTTTTCAACCAGTAACTATAGGCGATAAAATTTTAATAGATGGAGGAGTGACCAACAATTTTCCTATTGAAGAATTAAAGGCTAAAGGAATGGACATTATTATTGGTGTAGATGTTCAGGATGATTTAAGAGATAGAGAGGCTTTAAAGACTGCGCCAGAAATATTATTGCAGATTAATAACTTTAGAACTATTAATGCCATGAAGGATAAAGCTTCAATGGCAGATATATATATTAAACCAGATATTGCTAACTTTTCAGTGCTTTCCTTTGATGAAGGAGAGGATATTATTGCTAATGGAGAAGCAGCCGCACAGGATAATATTGACGCACTAAACAAAATAAGAATTTCTCAAAGCGATACAGTTAATCGTCCTTATTTAAAAATCATAGATAGTATAAAAATTGAGTCAATAGATATTGACGGTAATGAGCGTTATACAAGAGCATATCTTCTAGGGAAATTAAAACTAAGAGGAAATGAAACCGTAAGCTATGAAGATTTTAAAGAGCGAATAAATAATATTATCGCAACTAATAATTTTGAAACCTTTAGATATCAATTGGAGCCAGCCGACAGTGTTAATAAATATAGGTTAAAAGGGAGAATTAAAGAGTCAGAAGCTACCACATTTTTAAAACTCGGGATACATTACGATGACTTATATAAGAGTGCTATTTTAGCAAATCTTACAAAGAAAAGATTGTTGTTAGACAATGATATAGCATCTCTAGATATTATTCTAGGTGATAATTCTAGATTCAATTTTGATTATTTTATAGACAAAGGTTTCTATGTAAGCCTAGGTATAAAGTCTCGTTTTAATCAATTTGATAAAAAGATAAATCCTCAATTGGCTTTAGAGGAAAGTTCACCGCTTTTAGATAATTTAAATAAAATAGATGTTTCACTTCAGGATTTTACAAATCAAATATACATACAAACGCTTTTTAGAAAAGACTTCTCGTTGCGCATAGGTGCAGAGCATAAACGATTAAAAATAACTTCGGAAACACTATTGTCAGAAAACCAAGAAGATGATTTTATTTTTGAAAACACAGATTATTTCAGTGTGTTCGGAAAGTTAAAATATGACAGTTACAGTCATCCAATTTTCCCTAAAAGTGGTGCGTATTTTAGCGGTGATTTTCACTGGTATCTAAATGCATCAGATTTTATTTCAGGTTTTGAGCCCTTTTCTATAGCTAAAGCAGATCTTGGTTATGCTTTTAGTTTTAGTAAAAAAGTGGCGCTTAAGACCGAAACAAGTGGTGGTTTTAGAATTGGAGAAGCTTCAACAACAACATTAGATTTTGCGTTAGGTGGCTATGCCAATAATTTTATAAATAATTTTTATAATTTTTATGGCTATGATTTTGTAGATATTACTGGAGATAGTTTTGTAAAAGCCTGTTTTACTTTAGATTACGAATGGTTAAAAAATCATCATATTACACTTGCTGCAAATTACGCCAATGTAGAAAACGGATTGTTTGAAACTGGCAACTGGCTTACGTCTCCAGATTATACAGGTTATGCCTTAGGGTATTCTTTAGAGACTTTTATAGGGCCATTAGAAGCTAAATATACCTATTCGCCAGACACAGGTGAAGATTACTGGTTTTTTAATCTAGGGTTTTGGTTTTAA
- the uvrC gene encoding excinuclease ABC subunit UvrC: protein MPKTTLDIQIKTLPHQPGVYQYFDADNKLIYVGKAKDIKKRVSSYFTKNHDYGKTRVLVKNIASIKHIVVETENDALLLENNLIKKYKPKYNVMLKDDKSYPWICVKKERFPRVFPTRRVIKDGSEYFGPYTSMKTVKTLLGLIKGLYQLRTCNYDLSEAKIEDGKYKVCLEYHLGNCKGACEGYETEEEYHANIVAIREILKGNFKDSLQQFRAQMKMYAEAMQFEDAQKIKEKLEILENYQAKSTIVNPKISNVDVFSIVSDETYAYINFLQLSYGSIIRSHTLELKKKLQETDKELLEIAITEIRQRFNSNSKEIFVPFKVDLGEDIKVSVPKLGDKKSILDLSERNAKYYRIDKLKQIKIVDPDRHANRIMAQMKADLRLSEEPRHIECFDNSNIQGTNPVAACVVFKNGKPSKKDYRHFNIKTVEGPDDFASMEEVVYRRYKRLLDEDEPLPQLIIIDGGKGQLSSALKSLDILGLRGKIAIIGIAKRLEELFYPDDPIPLYLDKKSETLKIIQQLRNEAHRFGIEHHRNRRSKGALKTELENIPGVGEQTIIDLMKQFKTVKRIANAKLDELEAVVGVSRASKVYNYYHKE, encoded by the coding sequence ATGCCAAAAACTACCTTAGACATACAGATAAAAACACTACCACACCAACCTGGAGTCTATCAATATTTTGATGCAGACAATAAGCTAATTTATGTAGGAAAGGCGAAGGATATTAAGAAAAGAGTAAGTAGTTATTTTACCAAAAATCACGATTATGGAAAGACACGTGTTTTGGTGAAAAATATAGCTTCTATAAAGCACATTGTTGTAGAAACTGAGAATGATGCTTTGCTGCTAGAAAATAACCTCATAAAAAAATACAAACCCAAGTACAATGTAATGCTTAAGGATGATAAATCATATCCTTGGATTTGTGTAAAAAAAGAACGGTTTCCCAGAGTGTTTCCAACTCGGCGTGTTATTAAGGATGGCTCAGAATATTTTGGACCCTATACCAGTATGAAAACCGTAAAAACCTTACTAGGTTTAATTAAAGGTTTGTATCAATTACGGACTTGTAATTACGATTTGTCTGAAGCCAAAATTGAAGATGGAAAATATAAGGTCTGTTTAGAATATCATCTTGGAAATTGTAAAGGTGCTTGTGAAGGCTATGAAACAGAAGAAGAATATCATGCTAATATTGTTGCTATACGCGAGATATTGAAAGGGAATTTTAAGGACTCATTACAGCAGTTTAGAGCGCAGATGAAAATGTATGCTGAAGCTATGCAGTTTGAAGACGCTCAAAAAATTAAAGAAAAACTCGAAATATTAGAAAATTATCAAGCCAAGTCTACAATTGTAAATCCAAAAATTAGCAATGTGGATGTGTTCTCAATAGTTAGTGACGAAACATATGCTTACATCAATTTTTTGCAATTAAGTTATGGTTCCATTATAAGGTCGCACACCTTAGAACTAAAGAAAAAACTACAGGAAACAGATAAAGAACTTCTAGAAATTGCCATTACAGAAATACGGCAGCGTTTCAATTCAAATTCTAAAGAAATTTTTGTGCCATTTAAGGTAGATTTAGGTGAAGATATTAAAGTTTCAGTGCCAAAACTTGGTGATAAAAAAAGCATTTTAGATCTGTCTGAGCGTAATGCCAAGTATTATAGAATTGATAAGCTGAAGCAAATAAAAATTGTAGATCCAGATAGGCATGCCAACAGAATAATGGCGCAAATGAAAGCTGATTTGCGTTTGTCTGAAGAGCCAAGACATATCGAATGTTTTGATAATTCTAACATACAAGGTACAAATCCAGTAGCAGCTTGTGTGGTTTTTAAAAATGGAAAGCCAAGTAAAAAAGATTATAGGCATTTTAATATAAAAACGGTTGAAGGTCCAGATGATTTTGCATCTATGGAAGAAGTGGTTTACAGGAGATACAAACGTTTGCTAGATGAAGATGAACCGCTACCACAACTTATTATTATAGATGGAGGTAAAGGGCAACTATCATCTGCTTTAAAGAGTCTTGATATCTTAGGTTTAAGAGGAAAAATAGCTATTATCGGAATTGCGAAACGTTTAGAAGAATTATTTTATCCAGATGATCCAATTCCCTTATATTTAGATAAAAAAAGCGAAACACTAAAAATCATTCAGCAATTAAGAAACGAAGCGCATCGTTTTGGTATAGAACATCATAGAAATAGACGAAGCAAAGGCGCTTTAAAAACCGAATTAGAAAACATTCCTGGTGTTGGTGAACAAACCATTATAGACCTGATGAAACAGTTCAAAACCGTAAAACGAATTGCCAATGCAAAGCTAGATGAGTTAGAAGCTGTGGTTGGAGTGTCTCGCGCAAGTAAAGTTTATAATTATTATCATAAAGAATAA